The genomic DNA tgcagccgtttggctggcgtgatgcaaaaaataaaagtattaatccgcaaaatcagctgaatccttcgtcctcatacacaacagtacactgtatagtgaagagaacgtcttctaccgtacacgtcacagcgccctcctcctcaatgcaagaccgaagccggaagtcactcattttcatggcgcgggattcaaaaaactaaataaatatagcgatcgcttccacacacatccaagcggtccatatcattcaggggcataaaataccgcgtgtattatgaaataaacatgctttttcgtgtcacaggcactttaaattttgtgtaaagtgacggatgatgctcatgtacagtgccctccataatcattggcacccctgaaaaagatgtgttttttagcttctaatatatgtatatttttttccaaataatatgggaccttaatggaaaaaaaagagaaaaatccaaccttcaatacaagtgcattcattcagtggggaaaaaatcccacataaagaaaaaaatatttgacatcaaataatgtgtgtcacaattattagcacccctggtgttaatactttgtacaacccccttttgccaacgaaacaaggtctggggggactgagatggccatgggaggagcttgattttgtgtctggtgaaccatttctatgtagatttggccatatgtttagggttattgtcttgctgaaagacccagtgacgacccatcttcagcttttgagcagagggcaacagattttgatctaaaatgtcctggtatttctaagcattcatgatgccatgcaccctaacaaggttcccagggcctttggaagcgaaacagccccacagcatcactgacccatccccatacttcacagtgggtatgaggtgcttttcagcatgcacatctttcgtggcacgccagacccacttagagtgtttgttgccaaaaagctcaatcttggtctcatctgaccaaagcacacggtcccagttgaagcctgggaccgtgtgtatttttgtgttctcATTCACACAAACTTACACTCAGCTCACAATAATACACAATATAGTTTTCATATCACTTACATGTCCTCAACAGTGATATCCTTGAGAATTTGGCAGTAGTCTACATTCCACACCGCCTGGTCATCCCAGACTTTGGAAGCCAGGAGGATGGCTCCTAAAACAATACGCTTCCAGTTGGCGGGACAAATGTCAATCTCAGCATATGTCAGGAGCCTCTCCAAATAAACCTATTGGAAAAGATAAAGTAAATATTGATTGTGGCACAGTCTTAAAGTCTTTTGATTTTTAGCCAAATGCTGTCCCCACTCCATCATCTTCAAAAGAAAACTTcagttttgtttattgtttgaaTAACTTCAAACTTAAAATTATTACATATGACTAGAGCTGAAatgattactcgaataattaaagtaaattgattttaaaaattgatcgaggacTTCTTTCCGCCTCGAGGTATCATTTAATGTTGCCATgacattttgcccggactacttttaatgtggcacaatgtacagtggggagaacaagtatttgatacactgtcaatgggttttcccattggcagtgtatcaaatatctACAGGTAGAAGACAgaggcggcggatatatttgatttcaacagtGCATGACTGTAGAGGTAACGACAAAGAAGCTCGCGAAGAGAAGAGAAAGGccccaagaaaaagcagaaaatgtcaaagtgtgggagcatttcaagttGGACACCTAGGCAAACACTGGTTAATGTATTCACTTtaagacagcgcttgcataacactatagcacgtcttcaatgctgtagctccaccgaaggcacccAGTTTACTCCGAGAGTGGAGGAGCGATACACTGGACAATgtaaaattaagttaatgtagctctaataaataagattaactttactgtaccttgcttatgtaacgttagccctgcggagggctaggcttCTATTAATTACGACTACTGTCGACGCGTGGCTAATGTGTATttaatacaggctttatttaatctgtaaaaacagagctctgtagagtgatgagcgtgtaaaataaaaacaatcaagcTAACTGTAAACTTTagtggaagaggaagtactggacaaagtacagtactgtaaattgtctggaccttttcaaattaaaacaaaaaaaaatttggtatCTGATCGGGTCTTACTATGGgcaaattctcaaaatcagTTGACCCGGGACATCCCGAACACGTACTATCCCAAATGTGAAAGCACCAAAACATGCACCCATTTAAAACAACTGGACTCACCAAGGTGACAATGGCACACTCTGCCGTAAGCTGTGCAGCACTGAAGAGCGTCCTGACAAAGCGATAAATTTGCTTCTGTTCAGGGTCATGTTTATCGTAGTCAGGAGGAACTTCAGACTTCTGCAGTGAATATAAAATGCACAATGCATAGTGGTTACAGAAATATATACTCAAATTGGTAATGTTGAgtgaaaacaaaatacaacacaaTGGACCTATGACAAAACCACACCCCCAAATCAGAAAAGTCAGACATCAGCCGGACACTTGAATGTATTGTGTGGTCGTGACTTAAAACAGATTTTTTCTAACTTTAAAATTGCAAAAACCCGATGGCGTCACATTGTGCGTCGGGTACCTGTAATTCCGAGTCCTGGgattgtgtgtgggggggtggtTTTTGTATGCCATTTTCAAAGCCTAATAGAGGGCTTGCCAAATGCAAGCTATGGATCAGGCTATGTCGTTGACCACATAAACAACTGAATGTCAAGAGTCTCAAAGGACACTTATGCTTGTtaagttaccgtattggcccgaatataagacggtgttttttgcattgaaataagactgaaaacgagggggtcgtcttatattcgcggtctagacattatacccattcacgacgctagattgcGCCAGATAtcgttgaagcgatgttctgtcatgacagatctcagctactctcaagttaaaccagtttgcattattttattgcaaggttttccttattcagatttgtttcaagactacagttagttagacttcactttgatggttaatgcagttattgcaattttgttgttttatcacaatagattggtttatttacatttcaaaaaccagaagccattcatttacgaatgtgattgcacttaagtttacatatttaaatgttcagatattaagatttgaatgaggcaaaataactctctcaaatatattgttataatcatttgtttcggatgtactataattattttctgtataaaaattaatttggtgttcaaaaagtcttttttcaaacttgagtcttgaaaaagagggggtcgtcttataatcagggtcgtcttatattcgggccaatacggtagttaatTTAATGATCGATTTGTAaaagaaataatattttatatcATGTAGTAGAAACGTAGACTTAACTATTAACGTAGTAAACTATTAAACTATCTAAGCTGCCAAGACCCCAGCACTGCaagtccaaagtaaacaccacaaaATTTCTACAAAGATTGGAATACATACTTACGTTTGGTCACGgacgcacacgaaggaaagGTCTTCTCACAGACATCATAGCATGTGGCTGCGGTCAACTTGAATACACACCGCTCTCACCGTCTGTCTTAAGCATTTGTTTACGCCGTATTCAtgctgcacatgtatgtttattatgtgagttgtttatttaaaacCTCTGGAGGATAATATTGAGAATCCAACTGAATGGAAAAGGCTGCTTATTCATCGCAACAAAAGCTACGGgaaaaaatttgacagaacacatgACAACGTTACAAAGTAGCTAACAGTATAGCTAGTTAGATATTCGGCCTGTGGGGTTTCTCATTTTTAAGTTATTACTGGTAGCATTTCACCTCGATTATAATAATGATCTCCTCTTTGCAAAGTTTAATACCATGGACATACCGCTCCACTGCATACAGCAACCCTCTCTGTTTGCTTCTATATGAAattcataaaaaatattttaaaaaataaaaaaataaaataaataaaaaaaataaaaaaacaggtcTATTGCCAGCTGCGGTGGTGCAAATTCAGAAATTTGAACTCCCGCCACCGTTCATAAATCTTTCGTTCACTCAGTCACTGTCACCGAGAGAATTTGACACAACCTTGGGTTGTCAGCATTTCCAAGCAGGCGGGGCTTTGCAATAGGTCCATTGCAGAAAAGTCAACGTCAGTCTTTCAAGCAACCAAAAGGGTAGTCTCCTTTTAAAACCTGTTTAATTTACTGTTGCATAAATTTATAGCAGTATAAACATGCTGCACAGCAGTTCTCTTACCGACAATGGATGCAGCTTCTCATCGAATATGTCTAACAACATTCTTCCGTCGACCTCTCTGGAATAACAGGAAGAACATCAAACTGCATTTAACATTTGCTGAGTATAATATCAGTTCAATAATGCATGAATGGGCTATTTAGCTGGTCActttactgctgagctcccacaATCAGAAGTTAAATTCTATATATTGTCTTACCTGTTCTTTATGTGGTAAAAAATTGCAAGTGCTACACTGCAAAACAAGATAaaataccatttatttatatataaatatataaatatttatatctaTAAACTAATTTATAAACTAATTAAAGAAAGTGTAGTTACCATTTAATAGTGTAtttgaggtttggttgactgaCAGTGCTATCATCAAGGAATATGGTAGAACATGAGCTGTACTTCCGTCTCCCAGGGCCCGGGTGATGCTGAAGTGGATTAAGAAAGTAAAAGAGTAAGCACATCTGTAAATTCGGTGTTGTAGACAAGTCATAATATGACTTAATAACAACTATGaacaaccatagacttcataatgcattgATGTGACACATTCGCCATTCATTGTgtcacgccttcccgaagggggccgtcctacactccgcttcatttattagcagtcggtcagaTGCAGCAATCTAACGACggattgttcgaggattcaaggtaattattatatttttcgaaccatgcatgcattttgaaacgttgtgaaaaacaatcaatgggagaaattagccgcatttatactttgcaatatttacgtaaaataactgctaactacacgttttttttgcttttaaccaagaatcgagactgttttacgtccatgtctataaagaattcagggatttaagcatttattcacaagaattttcaacgcaaaaagctctttgttgtactaagggggcGGCCACAGTGACTTTACTAGCtgaacattcgacatatttacgtaaaataaatgctaacttcccgtttttttgttgttgtttttttttgcttttaaccaagaatcgagactgttttacatccatatctataaagaatttagggatttaagcatttattcacaggaattttcaacagaaatagcTCTTGGTTTACATATgggggccgctaatttgcttaccgactagcatcatagttcgaaatatttacataaaataaatgctaactgcacattttttttgcttttaaccaagaatcgagactgttttacgtccatatctataaagaatacagggatttaagcatttatcaacaagaattttcaatggaaaaacctCTTTGCGATATGGCggtcgctaatttgcttactgactagcatcatagttagcaatatttacgtaaaataaacgcaaactgcatgtttttcttgctattaacaaagaatcgagactgttttacttccatatctataaagaattcagggatttaagaatttattcactagaattttcaacagaaaaagctctttcacgccgctttgacggagataggccccctatgaatcggctccGCGCCCCGTGtcacgtcaatacattatgaagtcattGGAACAACCTTTAAACACAATTTTAAAATGATGGGATCTTCAATGGTACAATCAAGCCTGACAATAGTGAGGTAATGACATCAAGTTCTTGTCAGTTTACATGAGCAAATGTCACATAACATTGAAGATGTGGTATGGATAATGGGTACAGAACATGACAATGGTCAGATTGCTTTAGTAATTTTACCTTGCTCTCCGAAATGTGTGTGAacttgcaaaaaaataataggAGACAATAATTACCATTTGCAAGCTCTACTATTTACCACAACCCTGAGAAACATTTGCATGCCAATTTATTGCACAGCACAAGTTGTGATCCTCTtttaagtttattttaaaaaaaacaacaaaatgtctCTCGCTAAAGAGCTATagcctttttttatatatatatactcacaTGATTGATGTAAAGGCTCTTCCTCTTTTCTCGAACTGAAATGAAAGATATGGAAAAAGTAAAACAAGGGTCGCTTCAAAGCAGTGTCACACACTGGCCAACAGGGGTCAGAATTGATCCATGGTTTCTTAAGCCCCCCAAACCCCCCAATAAATATGCTGTACTTGTCTTATTTGATAATATACTTTATAATGGAAATAACTTCAATGCACTTTTCACTCAACTTAAAGAAAATTGTTTCAGTGAAAACAAGAGGgcaaaaatcaacatttttttaagattGCATTAAATTGTAAAAAGcacactgacacacacacattttactTCCATCATAATCATTCACTGAATTCAAATGCTCGAATACTATTATACtgccaaaatatatattattattatatatttttgcttcttttggcaatgccattgtatttctggattgttttgttactttttagccctttatatatatatacatcagaggttgcgctagacattttccttgtctgtcattttgactgacagggtcataaaaatccggtcataatctatttttacccgtcacttaaatttttaaaatgataatgatgacatattcaatagtatttagttttcattcatttttaatattgtaacgcttgcttggcggcgaaaaattagacacggaagtcgtggtatttttctccctctttttactctacttaccgccaacaacaccgacaaaataacaactccgcccccaaagaaaaagaggcaactatatagaccccaatcaccaacgtcacacaatgatttaaaatgataatgatgacatattcaatagtatttagctttcattcatttttaatattgtaacgcttgcttggcggcaaaaaattagacacggaagtcgtggtatttttctccctctttttactctacttaccgccaacaacaccaacaaaacaacaactccgcccccaaagaaaaagaggcaactatatagaccccaatcaccaacgtcacacaatgatcttaattgtggttgtcagcccaaaatcttctaaatatatattaaatgcatcataccagatataaaatgactactacatagtctgtggtgatcgtttggtgcccagatttcttgtcgaattacagcagtccatctcgctctcctcttcgggtctctcagaatacggtagaacttcaagtctcttcgtctatcttctctgttactgcaaccaaccgccacacacgccttcaccattttgattattagtgttaacgagcagaaaaacacgccgtaataggaggcatgtacgtagcggtaatgtataaacaagacgagctgacacacaatatggcggctccagtcaggggggcggagttgtgacgtcatgtgattggggtctatacacagacggcaatctagtccaccaattggatgacgcgctggcacaccgggtgcaccaataagaacctcgcgttgatgtgtcaatcacggtgccgccgccagaccccggacaGAATAgctaacgacgtcatgcattaagagagacaatagctaattaatatgctcactcgccaccctgtggtctggggtgtgaattgcaacctgtcaaaatgacagacggacttcagttttttccgtcaccgttttaaaaaaccggtcaacgatggaaaatattcggttaacgcgacccctgatatacatatatacatatacatatacatataatttTAGCCCTTAACATATATTATATACGAGTATATATTAGAATTAAAAACCCAgtccttttcacccaattccaatcttctgaaaaatggcccaATCGGCCCACTTTCCGATAATGTTATCGGATTGAGGACATCcctagccaaaataaaaaaatacccgGTATgtgaaaagaatgttaatattagACACTATATGCAAGTATTCCTCCTAAAGGCTTTTAGCAGTATTGTGATGATACTGCAATCTGCTGGAAGCATTGAAGCAAGCCTAACTCCACTGCAACTTCTTTAGTCGTCTTGTTTGTGATTCCTCTTCAGACATTCTTGTACCACAATATTTCAAAGTCAGTTTTCCCCATCCTAAAGTGAGTTACATTGGTTATTCTATATCTCTACCACATGAAGCAGAtgtagaggtcgaccgatatgggattttcaaatgcccaTGCCAATACcgatatctttaaaaaaaaattttttaaacttcAGCCGATTGCAGATATCCAAAGCAGATTTTGAAAGCCGATATTTGAGACCGATATTCTTTTTTAAAGCATATACTGCAGATTATgaaaggccttttttttaattgcttcaacagcttcaaattttaCAATAatgacctgagacttaaagGATCAATTCGGTCTAGTACTACGAAACCAACGAacgcagcacttctttttatgataatacacactcagcaagaacagtagattattttcaaataattcaaCCCACCAGGACATCACGACGAGATCTAAACATGTGAGAGTTCAAGAGGATGCTCCCTGTGCTAAAGATAATAGTAAGGCGAATGCTACGCTTACGCGATGAGTTACAGATAGATtgtaaggatcactcagtaaacacctttaaaggctaaagcaatattGCATATTATCTCATGcaagatataaaaaaatataaaaatatttacaaaaccggcaagcctgaagcttcctaTAGAAGCCTGCCatcaagctgctgcagggtccttccggggtccAACCATCAgtcagttgcccacacagatgccagATAAAAGTCCTTTTTTATCGGCTTATTTTCTCTGTTAATCGGACGATATTGCGGGGGAAAAAAGTCCCTCTATcagcccgatatatcggtcgacctctaatcAGAAGCAACactgt from Corythoichthys intestinalis isolate RoL2023-P3 chromosome 20, ASM3026506v1, whole genome shotgun sequence includes the following:
- the ccny gene encoding cyclin-Y isoform X1; this translates as MGNTPSCCVASSPKHRRNNHSRLEPYRPEPELSREDTGCNLQHISDRENLDDLPMEYNPSDHPRASTIFLSKSQTDVAVQNKRVREKRKSLYINHFTHISESKHHPGPGRRKYSSCSTIFLDDSTVSQPNLKYTIKCVALAIFYHIKNREVDGRMLLDIFDEKLHPLSKSEVPPDYDKHDPEQKQIYRFVRTLFSAAQLTAECAIVTLVYLERLLTYAEIDICPANWKRIVLGAILLASKVWDDQAVWNVDYCQILKDITVEDMNELERQFLELLQFNINVPSSVYAKYYFDLRSLAEANNLSFPLEPLSRDKAQKLEAISRLCDDKYKDLKKLSKKRSVSADNLLVMRWCPAIIS
- the ccny gene encoding cyclin-Y isoform X4, which encodes MGNTPSCCVASSPKHRRNNHSRLEPYRPEPELSREDTGCNLQHISDRENLDDLPMEYNPSDHPRASTIFLSKSQTDVREKRKSLYINHHHPGPGRRKYSSCSTIFLDDSTVSQPNLKYTIKCVALAIFYHIKNREVDGRMLLDIFDEKLHPLSKSEVPPDYDKHDPEQKQIYRFVRTLFSAAQLTAECAIVTLVYLERLLTYAEIDICPANWKRIVLGAILLASKVWDDQAVWNVDYCQILKDITVEDMNELERQFLELLQFNINVPSSVYAKYYFDLRSLAEANNLSFPLEPLSRDKAQKLEAISRLCDDKYKDLKKLSKKRSVSADNLLVMRWCPAIIS
- the ccny gene encoding cyclin-Y isoform X2, with translation MGNTPSCCVASSPKHRRNNHSRLEPYRPEPELSREDTGCNLQHISDRENLDDLPMEYNPSDHPRASTIFLSKSQTDVREKRKSLYINHFTHISESKHHPGPGRRKYSSCSTIFLDDSTVSQPNLKYTIKCVALAIFYHIKNREVDGRMLLDIFDEKLHPLSKSEVPPDYDKHDPEQKQIYRFVRTLFSAAQLTAECAIVTLVYLERLLTYAEIDICPANWKRIVLGAILLASKVWDDQAVWNVDYCQILKDITVEDMNELERQFLELLQFNINVPSSVYAKYYFDLRSLAEANNLSFPLEPLSRDKAQKLEAISRLCDDKYKDLKKLSKKRSVSADNLLVMRWCPAIIS